From Diadema setosum chromosome 5, eeDiaSeto1, whole genome shotgun sequence, the proteins below share one genomic window:
- the LOC140228551 gene encoding sodium/hydrogen exchanger 9B2-like codes for MGNEEEKPGWEGMKPSIDDTGSMTFIPRMSVEAGNDDDEDGKFGTERKGRCARCLYSCKVACRPCTTKYNPLPPNASRWQRFKFAFLCPPHGVVGKLITYTLLVILLWAVLFTVTGAEALPGGNLFGVYVLIILSIILGILVEKILRLPALLGMLGAGFMLKNIRAINVANDIDHDWASALRSIALVVILLRAGLGIDARALKKLSVVCLRLSFIPSLLEAIIIAVVSHFMLRFPWDWAFMLGFVLAAVSPAVVVPCLLVLQKKGFGQRKGIPTLAIASCSLDNVLCISAFGVAMGISFTSGNLVLKIFQGPLEVIIGISFGVLGGLLLWYIPSKDFKTLTSLRFVFLLCGGLFAVFGSADASFPGSGALGCLTLAFVASFGWKEEKHAVGELIGVVWTLFEPILFGLIGAAVALEYLDGQTVGLGIATLIIGIIVRVVATWLSVLGAKFNNKEKLFMVFSWLPKATVQAALGPLALDEIRRQSEPNEADERRGIQLLTIAVLSILLTAPIGAILVTLCGPKLLEKETKSAEGNNPSRRAGLGVSNGEEDDIAARQQLTEELANV; via the exons ATGGGGAATGAGGAGGAGAAGCCGGGCTGGGAAGGGATGAAACCATCCATCGATGATACGGGAAGCATGACCTTCATCCCAAGGATGTCTGTGGAAGCcggaaatgatgatgatgaagacggGAAGTTTGGTACGGAGCGTAAAGGCCGATGCGCCCGCTGTCTCTATTCCTGCAAGGTGGCTTGTCGGCCGTGCACCACAAAATACAATCCGTTGCCCCCCAACGCGTCCAGGTGGCAGCGGTTCAAGTTTGCCTTTCTGTGTCCCCCGCATGGAGTTGTTGGCAAACTTATCACCTACACGCTGCTTGTGATATTGCTGTGGGCTGTCCTTTTCACTGTCACTGGGGCTGAGGCACTGCCAGGAGGCAATCTGTTTGGTGTCTATGTTCTCATCATACTCAGCATCATCCTTGGGATCCTTGTGGAAAAGATTCTGAGATTGCCTGCCCTGCTGG GCATGCTTGGAGCGGGTTTCATGCTGAAGAACATACGTGCCATCAACGTTGCCAACGATATCGACCATGACTGGGCCAGCGCCCTGCGAAGCATAGCCCTGGTGGTCATCCTGCTGCGGGCGGGTCTGGGCATCGATGCCCGTGCCCTGAAGAAACTCAGCGTGGTGTGCCTGCGTCTCTCCTTCATTCCCTCCCTGCTGGAAGCCATTATCATTGCTGTTGTCAGTCACTTCATGCTCAGGTTTCCCTGGGACTGGGCCTTCATGCTGGG CTTTGTCCTGGCAGCTGTGTCTCCTGCCGTTGTAGTGCCCTGCCTCCTGGTCCTCCAGAAGAAAGGATTCGGTCAGCGGAAAGGCATCCCGACTCTGGCAATTGCATCCTGCAGCCTTGACAACGTCCTCTGTATCAGTGCCTTTGGTGTGGCCATGGGTATCTCTTTTACCTCAG GAAATTTGGttctgaaaatatttcaagGCCCTCTGGAGGTCATTATCGGCATATCCTTTGGAGTGCTAGGTGGCCTGTTGCTCTGGTATATCCCCAGCAAAGACTTT AAAACATTGACATCACTGAGGTTTGTGTTCCTGCTGTGTGGAGGCCTGTTTGCAGTCTTTGGCAGTGCTGACGCGTCATTTCCCGGATCGGGAGCCCTGGGCTGCCTTACTTTAGCTTTTGTTGCTTCCTTTGGATGGAAGGAAGAGAAG CATGCAGTAGGAGAGCTGATTGGTGTGGTGTGGACGCTGTTTGAACCAATCCTCTTTGGCCTGATCGGAGCCGCAGTAGCCTTGGAGTACCTGGATGGGCAGACTGTCG GTCTGGGCATAGCGACTCTCATCATCGGGATTATCGTGCGTGTTGTAGCAACCTGGCTCTCGGTGCTCGGGGCCAAGTTcaacaacaaggagaaactgTTCATGGTCTTTTCCTGGCTCCCGAAAGCTACTGTGCAG GCTGCCCTGGGTCCCCTTGCTCTGGATGAGATAAGAAGACAGAGCGAACCAAATGAAGCTGATGAGAGGAGGGGCATACAG TTGCTGACCATTGCTGTACTGAGCATCCTCCTGACAGCACCCATCGGAGCCATCCTCGTCACCCTGTGCGGACCGAAACTGCTGGAGAAGGAGACTAAGAGTGCCGAGGGCAACAACCCTTCAAGACGTGCAGGTTTGGGTGTCAGTAATGGGGAGGAAGATGATATAGCAGCCAGACAGCAACTGACAGAAGAGCTGGCCAATGtttag